Below is a genomic region from Belonocnema kinseyi isolate 2016_QV_RU_SX_M_011 chromosome 4, B_treatae_v1, whole genome shotgun sequence.
aatatttcaactatttttttgcaattgaattacttgattgaaaatttaacttttctgatgaaaattcgtctgtttggacaGTAAACTCgttcttctggattgaaaatttaattgtttgataaataatacgtccttttggataaaaaatttcactacttgattaaaaatgtgtctgGTTTTGgtcaaagttcaattttttaaaatttggatcatttggtagaaaatgcatccttttaggttaaaaaggTCCTGTGGGTTAAcagttcaactttttagttcTAAGTGCAACTGTtcgataattaagtttttttctaattcaatttttctattgaaaatttatctatatatagctgcaaattaaactagtttgttgaaaatttaactatcttgtaaaaaatcatgttttttatttggaaattcgaccatttggttgaaaatgcaattatttggttaaaaattcgtctatattgcttaaaaatgtacaattttcattgtaaatgcaactgcttgatctaaaataacttttttttttaattcaactatttggttgaaaaatttaatttgaatttaattttaaaaaatcttgtttgaaaattcatttttttgggttaaaaagtaaattgttttctaaaacattcaacttGTTAGCTTGGAAACTCAACTCTGTCGTTGATAATTCATCCCttatggcagaaaattaatttttttatggtttaaagttcaattatttcgttgaaaatgtcaTACATTTCGAGTTGAAATCTTAAGCCGAAATAGCGAATTCAATATGGCAAGTGGCaactatatattaattttatttaaaataattttcctctacttaaagaatttttaattaatatttgaactaaaagCATATCACAGTGAAAAATGTACCGCCATATGCCGGTACCTTATCATAAAAATGGATAATTCCAGAGATATTGGAAAACGCGTGTAAAATTTATAGAAGTTTGTTCTAGATGTTTGAACTTTTATGAATACAAGGTATAAGGGGAGCACGGTAACGAGTGTTTTTCGTGATCACCGATAAGAGGCTGTGGTGTTTTTCTCAAATAGAGTGGAGACTCAGAAATGGTGGCGCGACAGTTTAATCCACACCTTAGGATGTGTAAGATCAGGTCGAGGAAAGTGAAGAAAGTGACTAACGAAGATATAAGACTCTCATAGCAATTCGTGGAAGATGCCCGTATCCCTCGGTTCTCTTTTCATTTTCTTGGTCATATGTACCAGTGAATTGTATTGCAGACAGTAAATCGTTTAGTCCGGGGGCGccagatgtatttttttaacagcacATTACTTCTTTTAGAGTTTGCTTATTCTATCTTGTACTCTTTGCAGAAAGAAAgccattattattttcatttgaaggaACAGACGACTAAAAACTtatataaatcctttaaaatctttttaaaatcgttGCTTCATCtcaatttctttactttaaaagaccaataattgaaaacaaatataccGTATCAATTTCCTGGTAGAAGGTGCGAAATAAATAGGATTGAAACTTTTCTATCCAAATGAATgtcgtttttaaaaatgaatgaaatagcATTGAAGTGTAGTTGAAAAGTGATACCTTGTAAGAAAATTATGTGGTTTTTGATGTTCAGTTCAATTGTCTTTAATACTGTAAATTAGAAATTGGCTATTACTAATCTACACTATTCAAGATGAAAAAAGTAATACACATACGTGACAAGAAAAAAAACTCTATGTAAGTCTTTACCTAGTTATATTCAGCGatatagttaaaattattgataaaaatctcGAATTTACATTTTCCACGAGTTCAAAAGACACGGAAATTTCCATTGCATGTCTCAATATTCTGTCACTTCTACTTTCGACGAGGTTCAGCGGAACTGATTTGCTTCTTGTCTCCTCACGCCAAATGGAATAAAATTGACTTAAACTTTCAGAGTTTCACGGCATTAAACTTGATGAATTTGTTTTTAGTTTCTATCatcttcaaaagaattaaaatttttcaatttttcttagaaatcaTCGTAGGATTGAAGAAGATTGAGCTGAAACGccatgtttgaattgaaaatgaatgaaaacgTAAAATGCATAAAACGACAttgttttggatttttaaaaattttatttcatatttaaacacgttataattaattttaattcactcTTTTTTAACGGGTGAAACCGCATGTCAAAAACGGGTCTAACAACTGATATAtattaatttagagaaaaataaaaaaaaagagaatgaacATAAATGTGAATTAGTAATTATATGGATACTATAAAGTTAAGCTAATAAACTCTTCAGTATCGTGTTTACTGgccttaaaacttaattttcaatcaaaattgaacaaattattccttgaaaaagAAAAGGGATCTGAGTATTCATATTTCTCTTATCCCTTCTCCACAATGCATAGCCTGTTTGTGTTTTCAGAAAATTGCACACAGTTTTTTACTCGCCTTAATTTCTgcatattatttcatttttccttaATCCTTTTTTGCATTCAGACAGAtagataattttaattagaaattataattttgaatacgCATTTCAAATCAGCTTAATTTCTGAGGTCTCGAAACTATAGTCTTTTAGCTTCACAACCCTAAATTCGAAAATCATTGGTgtaaaatctcttaatttttggaggtttcaAATTTCgcaattttgtactttaaaaatcaatatcaaAAATGTCAGGACAATTTCACAATTAAATCATCCAAAATTACTATTtggaatgatttaaattttaggctattttaaattcaataatttcagattttaatattataattttttttattgcaatattaaaTATACCAAATTGgctggtttttttacattcttccaaatttaaatatcatCAGGATAAATGAAAGACAATGAAGGATTAGGGCAATAATTTAtctaatccaatttttgaaattgagaagATTTTATGACcaggctttaaaaattaaattattttttattttaaaatgctaaCAAATATTGAGCATGTCACAGAcaacttaaaaaaacaatttcaaaatgaaaagctgcttaaaattcttgaatttcaaacactGCAATCATATTCATATGAAATTATCACatttcgagattcttcaattaaaaataaaattgttcagtttttgtCGCTTTGAATGAtaaattatatactttaaaaactaaaattatctaGTCGTAGATAAGGATCGAATAACCGGGCGAGCGCGTGAAACGCGTATAAGTATTATCCCAACAGTTGAAGTCCTTACCTCCTCAGTTGGACAATACTAATACGTGTTTCAAGCGCTCACCCGGTTATTCGATCCatgtcttcaattttcaaaattttagtctgaaagctttcaattttgagagtttctgtttgaaaagttttcaatttcaatagttttcaaTTCCATGTTATTAATTGATgttgaataacaaaataaaattgtatagtaaaagattttaaaattgttaatatttattatattaggaGATACAAATACGGAGAGGGGAATGCGCCCTTCGCGCGTTTGCATTTACTTCTAGCAAAGAATAATCTTAGAACGATAATTTGGATATTTACTAGCAATGAACATAGTTATCTGAGAGAAATAAAGATTATTATTGCATTTTGAGAGTTTCAGCGTTCGGTTCAGTGAATCAAAAAGCTTCTTGTACGTATCTGGCTCTATTTTATTTCAGTCATGAAGTGCAATAACGCAGTTCTGCTTCTCGTTTCCGCAACAGTCGTCGCAGTTTTCTCAGGTCAAGCGTTTGGCATGCCTCCAGCTCAGTGCAGTCCTGGGCTTTTGGATGAAGTTCCACCAAGGATTCGCAAGGTTTGCGCAGCTCTCTCCACATTATACGAACTAGGAACTGCGATGGAAAACTACATCGATGATAAAGGTAAATTTATGCATCAACTTTCCAGATTCTTTACAGTTAGAATTTTTCCAAAGAACATCATATGCATGCATATTGCATAATATCCACACATTTGAGTTTCGGACATGCTTAATTAAacttgtatagaaaattcatatgtaGTCAACATTAGCGTATAAAATGCATAAGACGCGTAAACAATTCTCATATAAATTCCGCACAATTAAgcaatttttcaatgattcacACAATCGAGAACAATAATATAGATTACGAATTCTCTTCCAGCATATTtttccgttttttatttttatcttctagcctatttttttttcttctggtgagaagaattttttggaaaaagttgaacATGTCGAACCTTAAATTTTTTCAGCTTAAACCAaagaaaacttaattgtttttctttcatggaaaatttttttaaacgttccaAAATCGCCAAAAAAACCTTCCAAAATACCAAAATGATCGAATGTTATATAATGTATATAAATCAATCtaaaaaaactaacaaattaTGTTCTACATTTTACAATAATTCTGGATTGGACAAAAAACTatgctaaaaaagatttttttattattgtctaCCAGAAAAACACGGTATATACCAAAATTTCgctttaatttttgaaccaatagaacctttgtttaattcaaaaaagcttGATTCTTAAACTCAAAAAAGAGGACAGAAGATATAaaccgattaaaaaattttgttatgtctTTTAGATGCCAAACCATAAATTTTTTGCCCTGAGCTCAAACGATTCTGTTAATTTGAGCATTTTCACTCTGCCCTATTATCAAATTCCTTCCCGGGACAAataacaaatcatttgtttaggAGAAAAAGTACCGAAATACTCGAAATAGCAATATTCTCGTTGACTTATAGTGTTAAGTACTCAATGGgcgcattatttaattttatgtccCGGCTTCGTTTGccggagatgaatttttaaacatattagaaaaatcgttaaattatttgaaattcagcaTAAACTCACAAAGATCGGAGATGAGTTTTTTAACTTCTTGGAATTACcctttggattcttttaaattctttagaatcttgcCTACAAAGCAATTACTTTGACGAAAAAATATTTcgggaaagaaatttaaaatccgGTGGCAGCATCAGACTTTATTAAAAGTACTCGTATTTGTTTGGAAGTTTTGCCAGGggaaaggaaaactgcagaaaatcataTTCCCGAGTTCAGTCGGCTTCCGATTGTCGAGTTTGAAAGTAGGCATTCTTTGGTCTAGACTCTAGAGCATCGAGCGCATACAATCCTCGGCGTAAAACCTCCCATCAGTTCACATTAGTAATTAATTTAAGTGTACAAAGTTTTGCAGAATTTCGCGAAGAATAAAATCAGCTATTGATCATtggctttaaataaaaattacagctTTTACGTAGAGCGGAAGCTAGAACACAAATATCCAAAGAATATTTGTTAAGTAAGCCATTTCAAcctgaacctttaaaaaaataaggtacgCTCagatttcttcttgaaaattcagagAACTGAATAATGGGTTTAATTCCAAGATTTTcttaatctttatgaaaatttgatcaattttgagaTTGTGTGGTTATAGAGGAAATCGTAAAGTTTAATTGGCactttagaatttcaaattatgaaataggtaAACCTTTTAACCATGAAACTTTTGAAAACGAACAACTTTTTCATAAGTATCGTGAATATAATTGTCAAGcaaacagttttaaattgaactattttcaatttaaagatatcGGAATTTAACTATAGGCCTTTTgcactaaatattattttatttggaaatgtacacaatcaaaattttttaaattttaggcaaaaatatACAATCAAATAAATGATTCGTTCAAGCTTCCATGCTTTGATAATGTTAGaactaaactgtttttaattgataatttgatAATTGAGAATGGACATCAGTAATAAagtctttaaatttaaagattttaaactccACGAACGAAAATCGACCAAATGGGACAAAGGCacatgaaaatacttttttatcttttctaatcttcacaagaaatatatatttacctACGTTTTGGTATTCATGtctcattttccaaaatttgttgcTTTTCGCTCATggaatgtgaatttttttatttctaagaatttttgtaATAGAGTATATATTCTAAAATAGATGTAAAACTTGACgatataccaatttttaaaataaaacatttaaaatataaaatttcagactGAAGATGTCCAGAATGTAATGTAGCTATCACGTTATATGAGAGTGTAAATGGTGTAtactataattaataattttatttaagtaaaTGATAAAGCTACATTAGATTGCGGTAATCAAAGGCGTgtattataaaacttttcaatatagattttaaataaattatatgaacatAAAATCTTGCAATTCTTACGCAACTCTAGACACCACTAactaaaagtattaattattctACTTTAAACGTTTCACACACTTATTTTACTGGACAGTTTTATTGCTACTTAATGGTCTAGCACTGAAGGTGCCGTTGTTTCTGACAGGTTCAAAAAAGTTTTCCATGGTATTTCGGTCTCCTGTTTATTCTTTCGTGATATGACAGATCCACAAGGAGATTTGTTTGGTTCTATGATTCCGTGTAGTTATACTaagtggaaaaaaatatttataatttgcatttatttttttacagaaaatgtataaaacaaagaCAATTTATGTATAATATTCCCCATCATGTATAATTTAGATTTGatcaaaccaaaatttgaattatttctaaaggCGCCAGTTAAATTGttatgtttaaaagttaaaaatctaaattatcaaATTCAAATCAATAGCTTAACACACAAGTTCTTATCCTTGATAACATAAATAATCATAGTGGTTTTACttgtttttcatactttttttcttttttcggtaACTATATTCTTGCCTCGAAATACTTAAAGAAATCGAACTTGAGGAACAGGAAAATTGGAAAacgtaactaattttttattttaagttttgatagAAACGCTGCAGACAGTTGAAAACTACAGGAGTTgcgaatttagtaaatttatttttaaagtgtttacagcgattttattcaattttgttataCATATAAGTTAAAGGTTTTTGTATATTGTATATccttcttaagaattttattgGGCATAAAAAAAGCTCTTTGTCAGCATTAACCTTATCATGATAGGCACATAGATACGATTTTACAGTGCACTTTTCAGTTTATACATAGCTCTTTTCTTTTTATGGAAATAGAACCAAAACGTTACGGTTGCATGGCATTGCTGAAAAACATTTTAGAGCGATAAAACCGAGAATAAAGAAAGCTGTTAACCGTCTAATTGAGTATTACGTAAAGCGTAAATGGGATCCTATAATTCTCATTCCATCCCATTATTAACCGGAAAGTTTAATCATAAAAGTCATTAAGGGCCTGTACCAAAATTACACCAATAATAGATTTTCTGCACAATATTTAatatcatcaaaaaattaaatatttaattaataatagtaaGTTCGTAAAATTCTTGTCATCTCTTCCTCTTCTTAAGTAAGGTTGTATATTTTTGCATAATATATTAACAGCATGTCAATTGTTTTTACTGTAAATGTGATCGAAAGGATTTCTACagtttttcagggattttaaacgacttttaagtatttcaaagaattacaaacATTTGACGGATTTCAACAGGATTCCCAACGTTTTTTTGGGATTTATTGAGATTTAAagggattgaaaaatatttcaagggatttcaaattttttagtagtTGTAGTAGAAATTGTCTGGTACTTTTTTGAGAGAGTCTCAAGGTTTTAAGGGCTTTTActtgattttaaggattttaaggaataaagAACGATTTCCGCCGATCacagaggattttaaagaattttacggatttgaaggattttcattgaaaacataccaaagtattttcacaaatttttaggcTGTTTAAGAATTTTGATGCCATTTAATAAGTTtcttaaagattataaaatatttaaaattttttacgcaTCTTGAGAGATTTAAAGTGGTTCCGATTATTTCACGAAGTgtaaaagaagtttaaaagattcaaaggaatttcaagggatttccaaacattatagaggattttaagagatatcaaaATTACTCacgggattccaaaggatttaaaaagatttcatgtgATACCCGAGAATTTCCCGAAGTTCGAAAGATATAAAGAGATTTTAACGATATGTCGAAGAAATTATTAATCACAATTTTTAATCGTTctaatgaaaataaaacttttatatatgtaaaaaattttaaaacaactttttgtaaatatgtTTGGGTGCAATATTTCATACATAGTTTTCAAAAAtggccttttaaaaatttttacctacgaaaaaattaatttcgagtccaaatttaatttttcctgcaTGGAGTACCTACCTTGAAAAGCAAatgtcttttttcgaaattttttgatagAGTAGTTACTGATACATTTATCTGAGCATGTCATCTTGACTCAAAATCCAATTGTTTATAACGCTATAACTTAAAAACGGGttattgaaaaaagtgcaaaatgaAGAAATTCTTGTCTTACTTCATGCTTTCTCCacaatatttcagagaatttgttccataataaataatgtatttttttaaactgcctaAATAAAATCTGCGCAACGTTATGCGAGGCTACTTTAGATATTCATAGTCAGGTaactttctagaaatttaaagccaaatttaCCTTCCAGCCCTGTCAGTGCATTCAGAAAAATTAGTGGCGATTAAACTTTTTACgtaagaaccccccccccccccccaagtaagGATTCGTAAGATTGTCGGGACTCCAACCAGagccttacgtaattaatggacacTCTCTTTAGACAAATGAAATCTGGTACTAATTGGAGATTGCCGGTAAATATCTGCAagtaattaattcaaacaaataataaactgCCCTCCAACattatttagtaacaaaatcTGAAATTTCACATCTCCACAGCATTACAACGGTAAGTCCCATATCAAGAATGATTCAACTTTTAGTTTCAGTTCTCCACGAGAGTATTCCTCTTCCCGACAGTGGCGTCAAGCGTCAGGATGTTGATCACGTTTTCCTACGTTTTGGAAGACGGCGCTAGGAAACTTTGGCAAACTAAATGACGATGATTCCTCAGAGGACAATCTTCGCAGGAACCATCATAAGAAGTCCAGTTCGTGATGCAATAAAATCCTTTACTCCCAATTCTTTATCGCCTAAAAGAGAGGAGTCATTTCGATCCCGTTAATAATCTCTTCCGTGCGATTGCTTATAAGTTGACCGTTCGGTCGTTTCGTCATTTCGACGAGTCGACGCTACGGACGCAGTTCGACAGCTGACGAATGGTCTCCATCcgcaaaatatta
It encodes:
- the LOC117170667 gene encoding myosuppressin gives rise to the protein MKCNNAVLLLVSATVVAVFSGQAFGMPPAQCSPGLLDEVPPRIRKVCAALSTLYELGTAMENYIDDKVSVLHESIPLPDSGVKRQDVDHVFLRFGRRR